The proteins below come from a single Thermopolyspora flexuosa genomic window:
- a CDS encoding helix-turn-helix transcriptional regulator — protein sequence MKRGRQEAAARSSRVSGGVPVGVLSGAGERGTRARVARLILEHGPITAAALGERLGLTPAAVRRHLDALLAEGLIEPRDVRPIGRRGRGRPAKLFVITDAGRSAFEHAYDDLAGSALRFIAERVGEEAVAEFARSQVAGLVERLAPTMRQVPVEQRVRVLAQALSADGYAASASQAKSGGEQLCQHHCPVAHVAAEFPQLCEAETEAFARLLGTPVQRLATIAHGDGVCTTHVSPHALAVRRKHAPPGESPDDA from the coding sequence ATGAAGCGGGGCAGGCAGGAGGCCGCGGCGCGGTCGTCCCGCGTGTCCGGCGGCGTTCCCGTCGGCGTGCTGTCGGGTGCGGGCGAGCGGGGCACGCGGGCGCGCGTGGCCCGGCTCATCCTCGAACACGGACCGATCACCGCCGCCGCGCTCGGCGAGCGGCTCGGCCTCACCCCGGCGGCGGTGCGGCGGCACCTCGACGCGCTGCTCGCCGAAGGGCTGATCGAGCCGCGCGACGTCCGGCCCATCGGCCGGCGCGGGCGGGGGCGCCCGGCGAAGCTGTTCGTGATCACGGACGCGGGCCGCAGCGCCTTCGAGCACGCCTACGACGACCTGGCCGGAAGCGCGCTCCGGTTCATCGCCGAGCGGGTCGGCGAGGAGGCGGTGGCCGAGTTCGCCAGGTCCCAGGTGGCCGGGCTCGTCGAGCGGCTTGCCCCGACGATGCGCCAGGTGCCCGTCGAGCAGCGGGTGCGTGTGCTCGCCCAGGCCCTGTCCGCGGACGGCTACGCCGCCTCCGCGAGCCAGGCCAAGTCCGGGGGCGAGCAGCTCTGCCAGCACCACTGCCCGGTCGCGCACGTCGCGGCCGAGTTCCCGCAGCTGTGCGAGGCCGAGACCGAGGCGTTCGCCCGGCTGCTCGGCACGCCGGTGCAGCGGCTCGCCACGATCGCGCACGGCGACGGGGTGTGCACCACCCACGTCAGCCCGCACGCGCTCGCCGTACGGCGCAAACACGCGCCGCCCGGGGAGTCCCCGGACGACGCCTGA